A single genomic interval of Gammaproteobacteria bacterium harbors:
- a CDS encoding DegQ family serine endoprotease: MKRNWLALHAAVALILVSAANAWSAALPDFTEIVEKNSGAVVKILSTQKAPVAQGMPPDIDPRYLEQMPEIFRHLFDNRGQPRQRERQSIGSGFVISTDGYILTNHHVVDGADTVQVRLSDRREYDAKVVGSDKRSDLALLKVEAKGLPVVTFGNPGELKVGEWVVAIGSPFGLDYSVTAGIVSARGRSLPTEDNENYVPFIQTDVAINPGNSGGPLFNLKGEVVGINSQIYTRSGGSIGLSFAIPISVAIDVVDQLKASGQVVRGWLGVGIQEVDRDLAESFGLDKPAGALVSQLEPGGPAEQAGVRVGDVVVEFNGEEIGESADLPHVVGMIKPGTQARMKVIRDGKPRSIEVKVGTLGDSDASVVAQGAPEAGGRIGLQAENLSDQQKAQLRLKGGVVVRQVVPRGAADRAGLRAGDVITQIGSEVVADVADLEAIVAELPANTHVPVRLLRRGQAGFVAIRIEE, from the coding sequence ATGAAGCGCAATTGGCTGGCCCTGCACGCTGCGGTCGCCCTGATTCTCGTGAGTGCCGCCAACGCCTGGTCGGCGGCGCTGCCGGATTTCACCGAGATCGTGGAAAAGAATTCGGGTGCGGTGGTGAAGATCCTGAGCACGCAGAAGGCGCCAGTGGCGCAAGGCATGCCGCCCGATATCGATCCGCGCTACCTCGAGCAGATGCCGGAGATCTTCCGCCACCTGTTCGACAATCGCGGTCAACCGCGCCAGCGCGAACGCCAGTCCATTGGCTCGGGCTTCGTGATCTCCACCGATGGATACATCCTGACCAACCATCATGTGGTCGACGGGGCGGATACGGTGCAGGTGCGCCTGAGCGATCGGCGCGAGTACGACGCAAAAGTCGTGGGTAGCGACAAGCGTTCGGATCTCGCGCTGCTGAAGGTGGAGGCGAAGGGCTTGCCGGTGGTCACGTTCGGCAATCCCGGCGAGCTGAAAGTGGGCGAGTGGGTGGTCGCCATCGGCTCGCCGTTCGGGCTCGATTACTCGGTTACGGCGGGCATCGTCAGCGCGCGCGGACGCAGCCTGCCGACCGAGGACAACGAGAACTACGTGCCGTTCATCCAGACCGACGTGGCAATCAACCCGGGCAATTCCGGCGGTCCGCTGTTCAACCTCAAGGGCGAGGTGGTGGGCATCAATTCCCAGATCTATACCCGCAGCGGCGGCTCCATCGGGTTGTCGTTCGCGATTCCGATCTCGGTGGCGATCGATGTGGTGGACCAGCTGAAGGCCTCGGGACAGGTGGTGCGTGGCTGGCTCGGTGTCGGCATCCAGGAGGTCGATCGCGACCTGGCGGAGAGCTTCGGTCTCGACAAGCCGGCTGGCGCGCTGGTTTCGCAACTCGAGCCCGGTGGTCCGGCAGAGCAGGCCGGGGTCCGGGTCGGTGACGTGGTGGTCGAATTCAACGGCGAGGAGATCGGCGAATCCGCGGATCTGCCGCACGTGGTTGGCATGATCAAGCCGGGTACCCAGGCGCGCATGAAGGTGATCCGCGATGGCAAGCCGCGCAGCATCGAGGTAAAGGTCGGCACGCTGGGCGACTCCGATGCCTCTGTCGTGGCCCAGGGCGCTCCCGAGGCGGGCGGGCGCATCGGACTGCAGGCCGAGAACCTGTCCGACCAGCAAAAAGCGCAGCTGCGTCTCAAGGGTGGGGTGGTGGTGCGCCAGGTCGTGCCGCGCGGAGCGGCCGACCGGGCCGGTTTGCGTGCGGGCGATGTGATTACCCAGATCGGCAGCGAAGT
- a CDS encoding MucB/RseB C-terminal domain-containing protein encodes MFRTLQALLLALLAGSAVAESVPQPRELLDAMSRNFRALDYRGVFTYEQGQTLRSVRIVHVVVDGVEQERLLTLDGEQREFLRRDHPVDCLHAGDQLLRLGSPPLTPPLRLDAGDTSRLDQYYAIEFDGTERVASRSGSRLRISPRDPYRYGMTLVLDDKTSLLLKSEITDGSGRVLERFQFVDVEIGKPVSAAELDPETPEATENLTHAPGTEPQAQPFVWTVSWLPEGFALSARELRAAADLGREVETQMYTDGLAVFAVFVERGVEVASDEGEQASQGATVAYVIARGGQNVVTVVGEIPIATAQLVANAVNFPDDVP; translated from the coding sequence ATGTTTCGTACCCTCCAGGCCTTGTTGCTCGCATTGCTCGCCGGTAGCGCGGTTGCCGAGAGCGTGCCGCAGCCGCGAGAGCTTCTCGACGCCATGTCACGCAACTTTCGTGCGCTCGACTATCGCGGTGTTTTTACCTATGAACAGGGGCAGACGCTGCGTTCGGTCAGGATCGTGCATGTTGTCGTCGACGGCGTGGAGCAGGAGCGCCTGCTGACTCTCGATGGCGAGCAGCGCGAGTTCTTGCGTCGCGATCACCCGGTGGATTGCCTGCATGCGGGAGACCAGCTGCTGCGGCTCGGCAGTCCCCCGCTGACGCCGCCGTTGCGCCTGGACGCCGGCGATACCTCCCGCCTCGACCAGTACTACGCGATCGAGTTCGACGGAACGGAGCGCGTTGCCAGCCGCAGTGGCAGCCGTCTGCGGATCAGCCCCCGTGATCCCTATCGCTATGGCATGACGCTGGTGCTGGATGACAAGACCTCGCTGCTGCTCAAATCGGAAATCACCGATGGCAGCGGCCGGGTGCTGGAACGCTTCCAGTTCGTGGATGTCGAGATCGGCAAGCCGGTCAGCGCCGCGGAGCTGGATCCGGAGACTCCCGAGGCCACGGAGAACCTGACGCACGCGCCGGGCACGGAGCCGCAGGCACAGCCTTTTGTCTGGACCGTGTCGTGGTTGCCGGAAGGCTTTGCGCTGAGTGCCCGTGAATTGCGCGCCGCTGCCGATCTCGGTCGCGAGGTCGAGACCCAGATGTACACCGATGGGCTGGCGGTGTTTGCGGTGTTCGTGGAGCGCGGTGTCGAGGTCGCCTCGGACGAGGGCGAGCAGGCATCGCAGGGAGCCACCGTGGCCTATGTGATCGCCCGCGGCGGACAAAACGTGGTTACCGTCGTGGGCGAAATTCCGATCGCCACGGCACAGTTGGTGGCCAATGCGGTCAATTTCCCGGACGACGTGCCCTGA